From Hippoglossus stenolepis isolate QCI-W04-F060 chromosome 6, HSTE1.2, whole genome shotgun sequence, a single genomic window includes:
- the LOC118110706 gene encoding protein kinase C-binding protein 1 isoform X4 produces the protein MHPQSLAEEEIKTESDVVEGMDASLRSKVPDPPGLAERPVVPQKRKVSSPTHSSNGHSPSDTSPSPVKKKKKPGAIGSNKDQDGRNDFYCWLCHREGQVLCCELCPRVYHAKCLKLPAEPDGDWFCPECEKITVAECIETQSKAMTMLTLDQLSYLLKFALQKIKQPGTEPFQKPVSLEQHPDYAEYIFHAMDLCTLEKNVKKKMFGCTEAFLADMKWILHNCIIYNGGNHKLTATAKVIVKICEHEMNEIEVCPECYLSSCQKRENWFCEPCSQPHPLVWAKLKGFPFWPAKALRDKDGQVDARFFGQHDRAWVPINNCYLMSKEIPFSVKKTKSIFNSAMQEMEVYVENIRKKFGVFNYAPFRTPFTPNNQLQMLLDPSNPSAGTVKTEKNEKLRLNFDTTASPKMVLSKSSTPSGMTRRVSMTDMPRSPMSTSSSIHTGSDGEQDMEKASRNPGFHYSTGEESMDCSGSPVSGRMGPTGSVTGSPKPFNPGLVPKQERTSGTGGILNLNLDRVKAEMDLKELSETVQQQQQNQQQGSSAALPTPKKHIRSLDKTIESCKAQLGIDEISEDVYKGVDHSDSEDSEKSDSSDSEYLSDEEHKPKISTQDDKDKAEKKRPKASTDRENKEGGTGPGDKVTIESLLKEKQGTNGPDRDLQDKPRTPQSQPLADKPKAPEEGKGDSATSVTEQDSDSERELVIDLGDEHGGRDSKRARREPGASAAKTPKESNAAKLEGKLPSSATAAAPSRDAASSLKDALQPSITAALNLVSTAASGPSSSTTATSGPTSAASPASTSVSAASPVPAALKKQRPLLPKETAQAVQRAVVWNPTKFPASSQKLQMEKVQKQQQQGEQSAVQTQAQTPGQTRSPQQLQSQPQNSSSSTRYQTRQAAKVQHKDPPQNTSSSTAAQVTSSSSSSFMSGDVQIPTVSADVAADITKYTNKIMDTIKGTMTEIYSDLSKNTSGNTIAEIRRLRIEIEKLQWLHQQELSEMKHNLELTMAEMRQSLEQERERLVAEVKKQTEVEKQQAVDETKKKQWCANCRKEAIFYCCWNTSYCDYPCQQAHWPEHMKSCTQSASASQQDPEAEPNSEPSIKASGHSPATQTLPSGAGSISDKSNSPSFMDKSKDSAAVTVT, from the exons GACGGCAGGAATGACTTCTACTGCTGGCTGTGCCACCGCGAGGGCCAGGTGCTCTGCTGTGAGCTCTGCCCCAGGGTGTACCACGCCAAGTGCCTCAAACTACCAGCCGAGCCCGATGGCGACTGGTTCTGTCCAGAGTGTGAG AAAATAACCGTTGCCGAATGCATTGAAACCCAGAGCAAGGCAATGACGATGCTGACATTAGACCAACTGTCCTACTTGCTCAAATTTGCACTCCAAAAGATTAAACAGCCAGGG ACTGAGCCTTTTCAGAAGCCTGTGTCTCTGGAACAACACCCAGATTACGCTGAGTATATCTTCCATGCCATGGACCTGTGTACTTTAGAGAAG aatgtaaaaaagaaaatgttcgGCTGCACTGAAGCCTTTCTTGCTGATATGAAATGGATCTTGCACAACTGCATCATCTATAATGGAG GTAATCATAAACTCACAGCAACTGCGAAAGTCATCGTCAAGATTTGTGAACATGAG ATGAACGAGATCGAGGTGTGTCCAGAGTGTTACCTGTCTTCATGCCAAAAAAGGGAAAACTGGTTTTGTGAGCCATGT AGTCAACCCCACCCCCTGGTCTGGGCCAAGCTAAAGGGGTTTCCTTTCTGGCCAGCAAAAGCACTTCGAGATAAGGACGGACAGGTAGACGCACGGTTCTTTGGTCAACATGACAG GGCATGGGTCCCCATCAACAACTGCTACCTCATGTCCAAAGAGATCCCCTTCTCCGTGAAAAAGACGAAAAGCATTTTCAACAGTGCCATGCAGGAGATGGAGGTCTATGTGGAAAACATTCGCAAGAAATTCGGGGTCTTCAACTACGCACCCTTCCGCACTCCCTTCACACCCAACAACCAGCTACAGATGCTGTTGGACCCCTCCAACCCCAGTGCTGGGACAGTGAAGACGGAGAAAAATGAGAAACTTCGCTTAAACTTTGATACGACCGCATCTCCCAAGATGGTCCTCAGCAAGAGTTCCACACCCAGTGGAATGACTCGCAGGGTCTCCATGACGGACATGCCTCGGTCCCCCATGAGCACCAGCTCGTCTATCCACACAGGGTCTGATGGGGAGCAGGACATGGAGAAGGCCAGCAGGAATCCTGGTTTCCACTACAGCACTGGAGAGGAATCAATGGACTGTTCAG GGTCTCCGGTCTCAGGCAGGATGGGTCCTACAGGCAGTGTGACAGGCAGCCCAAAACCCTTTAACCCTGGACTAGTGCCCAAACAGGAAAGGACCTCGGGCACAGGCGGCATCCTAAATCTCAACCTGG ATCGAGTAAAGGCTGAAATGGATCTGAAGGAGTTAAGTGaaactgtgcagcagcagcaacaaaatcAGCAACAAGGATCGTCTGCCGCCCTCCCGACCCCAAAGAAACACATCAGGAGCCTGGACAAGACTATTGAAAGCTGCAAGGCTCAGCTCG GGATTGATGAGATTTCTGAAGATGTGTATAAAGGTGTGGATCACAGTGACTCGGAAGACTCTGAGAAGTCGGACTCAAGTGACAGCGAGTATCTCAGCGACGAGGAACACAAGCCAAAGATCTCAACCCAGGACGACAAggacaaagcagagaaaaagaggCCTAAGGCGAGCACGGACAGAGAGAATAAGGAGGGAGGAACAGGGCCAGGGGATAAAGTCACCATTGAATCCCTGCTTAAAGAGAAACAGGGGACCAATGGCCCAGATAGGGACCTCCAGGACAAGCCCAGAACGCCCCAGTCTCAGCCCCTCGCTGACAAGCCCAAAGCTCCAGAGGAGGGCAAAGGAGATTCTGCTACATCAGTAACGGAGCAAGACTCTGATTCTGAAAGAGAGCTGGTGATTGACCTGGGTGATGAACACGGAGGTCGGGACTCAAAGAGGGCGAGAAGAGAGCCAGGAGCTTCGGCTGCCAAGACTCCCAAAGAGTCTAATGCTGCCAAGTTGGAAG GTAAACTTCCTTCATctgctacagcagcagcaccatcaCGGGACGCTGCCTCCAGCCTGAAAGATGCCTTGCAACCTTCCATCACCGCTGCCCTCAACCTCGTCTCCACTGCAGCATCCGGTCCGTCCAGTTCCACCACAGCTACCAGCGGACCAACCAGTGCTGCCTCTCCTGCCTCCACCTCGGTCTCCGCAGCATCCCCAGTACCTGCAGCGTTAAAGAAACAGCGCCCCCTACTGCCCAAAGAGACAGCTCAGGCCGTGCAGCGGGCAGTGGTCTGGAATCCCACCAAGTTTCCAGCGTCCTCTCAGAAGTTGCAAATGGAGAAggtgcagaagcagcagcagcaaggagAGCAGTCAGCAGTGCAAACACAGGCCCAGACGCCAGGTCAAACACGAAgcccacagcagctgcagtctcaACCGCAGAACTCCTCTTCCAGCACCCGCTATCAGACCAGACAGGCAGCCAAAG TGCAACACAAAGACCCGCCTCAGAATACGTCCTCATCCACAGCTGCACAGGTCACATCCTCTAGCTCCTCTTCCTTCATGTCAGGAGACGTACAGATCCCCACAGTCtctgctgatgtggctgcagaTATAACCAAGTACACGAACAAG ATTATGGACACAATAAAAGGGACAATGACTGAAATCTACAGCGACCTTTCCAAAAACACGTCAGGAAACACAATTGCAGAG ATACGACGGTTAAGAATAGAGATTGAAAAACTCCAGTGGTTGCATCAACAAGAGTTGTCAGAGATGAAACACAATCTAG AACTGACGATGGCGGAGATGAGGCAGAGTCTGGAGCAGGAAAGAGAACGGTTGGTGGCTGAGGTGAAGAAGCAGACGGAAGTGGAAAAGCAGCAGGCGGTGGACGAGACCAAAAAGAAACAGTGGTGCGCCAACTGCAGGAAGGAGGCCATCTTCTACTGCTGCTGGAACACCAGCTATTGTGACTACCCCTGTCAGCAAGCCCACTGGCCTGAGCACATGAAGTCCTGCACGCAGTCAG CCTCAGCTTCGCAACAGGACCCGGAGGCAGAGCCCAACTCGGAACCTTCCATCAAAGCATCAGGTCACTCTCCCGCCACACAGACCCTGCCCTCAGGAGCAGGATCCATATCAGACAAAAGCAACTCTCCCTCATTCATGGACAAGAGTAAGGACAGTGCTGCCGTTACTGTGACCTAA
- the LOC118110706 gene encoding protein kinase C-binding protein 1 isoform X1, producing MHPQSLAEEEIKTESDVVEGMDASLRSKVPDPPGLAERPVVPQKRKVSSPTHSSNGHSPSDTSPSPVKKKKKPGAIGSNKDQSELRHGPFYYMKQPALTTDPVDVVPQDGRNDFYCWLCHREGQVLCCELCPRVYHAKCLKLPAEPDGDWFCPECEKITVAECIETQSKAMTMLTLDQLSYLLKFALQKIKQPGTEPFQKPVSLEQHPDYAEYIFHAMDLCTLEKNVKKKMFGCTEAFLADMKWILHNCIIYNGGNHKLTATAKVIVKICEHEMNEIEVCPECYLSSCQKRENWFCEPCSQPHPLVWAKLKGFPFWPAKALRDKDGQVDARFFGQHDRAWVPINNCYLMSKEIPFSVKKTKSIFNSAMQEMEVYVENIRKKFGVFNYAPFRTPFTPNNQLQMLLDPSNPSAGTVKTEKNEKLRLNFDTTASPKMVLSKSSTPSGMTRRVSMTDMPRSPMSTSSSIHTGSDGEQDMEKASRNPGFHYSTGEESMDCSGSPVSGRMGPTGSVTGSPKPFNPGLVPKQERTSGTGGILNLNLDRVKAEMDLKELSETVQQQQQNQQQGSSAALPTPKKHIRSLDKTIESCKAQLGIDEISEDVYKGVDHSDSEDSEKSDSSDSEYLSDEEHKPKISTQDDKDKAEKKRPKASTDRENKEGGTGPGDKVTIESLLKEKQGTNGPDRDLQDKPRTPQSQPLADKPKAPEEGKGDSATSVTEQDSDSERELVIDLGDEHGGRDSKRARREPGASAAKTPKESNAAKLEGKLPSSATAAAPSRDAASSLKDALQPSITAALNLVSTAASGPSSSTTATSGPTSAASPASTSVSAASPVPAALKKQRPLLPKETAQAVQRAVVWNPTKFPASSQKLQMEKVQKQQQQGEQSAVQTQAQTPGQTRSPQQLQSQPQNSSSSTRYQTRQAAKVQHKDPPQNTSSSTAAQVTSSSSSSFMSGDVQIPTVSADVAADITKYTNKIMDTIKGTMTEIYSDLSKNTSGNTIAEIRRLRIEIEKLQWLHQQELSEMKHNLELTMAEMRQSLEQERERLVAEVKKQTEVEKQQAVDETKKKQWCANCRKEAIFYCCWNTSYCDYPCQQAHWPEHMKSCTQSASASQQDPEAEPNSEPSIKASGHSPATQTLPSGAGSISDKSNSPSFMDKSKDSAAVTVT from the exons TCAGAGCTAAGACATGGTCCGTTTTACTATATGAAGCAGCCAGCACTCACCACAGATCCTGTTGATGTTGTACCGCAGGACGGCAGGAATGACTTCTACTGCTGGCTGTGCCACCGCGAGGGCCAGGTGCTCTGCTGTGAGCTCTGCCCCAGGGTGTACCACGCCAAGTGCCTCAAACTACCAGCCGAGCCCGATGGCGACTGGTTCTGTCCAGAGTGTGAG AAAATAACCGTTGCCGAATGCATTGAAACCCAGAGCAAGGCAATGACGATGCTGACATTAGACCAACTGTCCTACTTGCTCAAATTTGCACTCCAAAAGATTAAACAGCCAGGG ACTGAGCCTTTTCAGAAGCCTGTGTCTCTGGAACAACACCCAGATTACGCTGAGTATATCTTCCATGCCATGGACCTGTGTACTTTAGAGAAG aatgtaaaaaagaaaatgttcgGCTGCACTGAAGCCTTTCTTGCTGATATGAAATGGATCTTGCACAACTGCATCATCTATAATGGAG GTAATCATAAACTCACAGCAACTGCGAAAGTCATCGTCAAGATTTGTGAACATGAG ATGAACGAGATCGAGGTGTGTCCAGAGTGTTACCTGTCTTCATGCCAAAAAAGGGAAAACTGGTTTTGTGAGCCATGT AGTCAACCCCACCCCCTGGTCTGGGCCAAGCTAAAGGGGTTTCCTTTCTGGCCAGCAAAAGCACTTCGAGATAAGGACGGACAGGTAGACGCACGGTTCTTTGGTCAACATGACAG GGCATGGGTCCCCATCAACAACTGCTACCTCATGTCCAAAGAGATCCCCTTCTCCGTGAAAAAGACGAAAAGCATTTTCAACAGTGCCATGCAGGAGATGGAGGTCTATGTGGAAAACATTCGCAAGAAATTCGGGGTCTTCAACTACGCACCCTTCCGCACTCCCTTCACACCCAACAACCAGCTACAGATGCTGTTGGACCCCTCCAACCCCAGTGCTGGGACAGTGAAGACGGAGAAAAATGAGAAACTTCGCTTAAACTTTGATACGACCGCATCTCCCAAGATGGTCCTCAGCAAGAGTTCCACACCCAGTGGAATGACTCGCAGGGTCTCCATGACGGACATGCCTCGGTCCCCCATGAGCACCAGCTCGTCTATCCACACAGGGTCTGATGGGGAGCAGGACATGGAGAAGGCCAGCAGGAATCCTGGTTTCCACTACAGCACTGGAGAGGAATCAATGGACTGTTCAG GGTCTCCGGTCTCAGGCAGGATGGGTCCTACAGGCAGTGTGACAGGCAGCCCAAAACCCTTTAACCCTGGACTAGTGCCCAAACAGGAAAGGACCTCGGGCACAGGCGGCATCCTAAATCTCAACCTGG ATCGAGTAAAGGCTGAAATGGATCTGAAGGAGTTAAGTGaaactgtgcagcagcagcaacaaaatcAGCAACAAGGATCGTCTGCCGCCCTCCCGACCCCAAAGAAACACATCAGGAGCCTGGACAAGACTATTGAAAGCTGCAAGGCTCAGCTCG GGATTGATGAGATTTCTGAAGATGTGTATAAAGGTGTGGATCACAGTGACTCGGAAGACTCTGAGAAGTCGGACTCAAGTGACAGCGAGTATCTCAGCGACGAGGAACACAAGCCAAAGATCTCAACCCAGGACGACAAggacaaagcagagaaaaagaggCCTAAGGCGAGCACGGACAGAGAGAATAAGGAGGGAGGAACAGGGCCAGGGGATAAAGTCACCATTGAATCCCTGCTTAAAGAGAAACAGGGGACCAATGGCCCAGATAGGGACCTCCAGGACAAGCCCAGAACGCCCCAGTCTCAGCCCCTCGCTGACAAGCCCAAAGCTCCAGAGGAGGGCAAAGGAGATTCTGCTACATCAGTAACGGAGCAAGACTCTGATTCTGAAAGAGAGCTGGTGATTGACCTGGGTGATGAACACGGAGGTCGGGACTCAAAGAGGGCGAGAAGAGAGCCAGGAGCTTCGGCTGCCAAGACTCCCAAAGAGTCTAATGCTGCCAAGTTGGAAG GTAAACTTCCTTCATctgctacagcagcagcaccatcaCGGGACGCTGCCTCCAGCCTGAAAGATGCCTTGCAACCTTCCATCACCGCTGCCCTCAACCTCGTCTCCACTGCAGCATCCGGTCCGTCCAGTTCCACCACAGCTACCAGCGGACCAACCAGTGCTGCCTCTCCTGCCTCCACCTCGGTCTCCGCAGCATCCCCAGTACCTGCAGCGTTAAAGAAACAGCGCCCCCTACTGCCCAAAGAGACAGCTCAGGCCGTGCAGCGGGCAGTGGTCTGGAATCCCACCAAGTTTCCAGCGTCCTCTCAGAAGTTGCAAATGGAGAAggtgcagaagcagcagcagcaaggagAGCAGTCAGCAGTGCAAACACAGGCCCAGACGCCAGGTCAAACACGAAgcccacagcagctgcagtctcaACCGCAGAACTCCTCTTCCAGCACCCGCTATCAGACCAGACAGGCAGCCAAAG TGCAACACAAAGACCCGCCTCAGAATACGTCCTCATCCACAGCTGCACAGGTCACATCCTCTAGCTCCTCTTCCTTCATGTCAGGAGACGTACAGATCCCCACAGTCtctgctgatgtggctgcagaTATAACCAAGTACACGAACAAG ATTATGGACACAATAAAAGGGACAATGACTGAAATCTACAGCGACCTTTCCAAAAACACGTCAGGAAACACAATTGCAGAG ATACGACGGTTAAGAATAGAGATTGAAAAACTCCAGTGGTTGCATCAACAAGAGTTGTCAGAGATGAAACACAATCTAG AACTGACGATGGCGGAGATGAGGCAGAGTCTGGAGCAGGAAAGAGAACGGTTGGTGGCTGAGGTGAAGAAGCAGACGGAAGTGGAAAAGCAGCAGGCGGTGGACGAGACCAAAAAGAAACAGTGGTGCGCCAACTGCAGGAAGGAGGCCATCTTCTACTGCTGCTGGAACACCAGCTATTGTGACTACCCCTGTCAGCAAGCCCACTGGCCTGAGCACATGAAGTCCTGCACGCAGTCAG CCTCAGCTTCGCAACAGGACCCGGAGGCAGAGCCCAACTCGGAACCTTCCATCAAAGCATCAGGTCACTCTCCCGCCACACAGACCCTGCCCTCAGGAGCAGGATCCATATCAGACAAAAGCAACTCTCCCTCATTCATGGACAAGAGTAAGGACAGTGCTGCCGTTACTGTGACCTAA